A genomic segment from Lusitaniella coriacea LEGE 07157 encodes:
- a CDS encoding PRC-barrel domain-containing protein yields the protein MTTQLETPIRGGDLLNRLILDFNTTEEIGRVKQLWLDLATHQAIGLTCKSGFLGRHQRSFTWEQIETIGTDSILVKTEEGVDPEKPESWESVIGHEVWTDAGNKAGILSDYTLDPKTGTVIDYLFVSNGWRGITDGTYQFPRSAIIRMGSKRVIATDAIVQNAKQYAEGLGQKIVQAKELLKEDYAKTQQDLATAMEETQSFAGQLQEKTQQVTGQAKEKLSEVASQLQETAQQVSTQAQEKYSEFRTQQPETDSSSAIAPEPESEKIETEIAPESESEQTS from the coding sequence ATGACAACTCAATTAGAAACCCCCATTAGGGGTGGCGATTTGCTCAATCGCTTGATCCTCGACTTCAACACCACCGAAGAAATCGGTCGAGTCAAACAGCTATGGCTCGATCTCGCAACGCATCAAGCAATCGGTTTAACGTGTAAATCAGGGTTTCTGGGTCGCCATCAACGCTCATTTACCTGGGAGCAAATCGAGACAATTGGGACTGATAGTATTTTAGTTAAAACAGAGGAAGGCGTAGACCCAGAAAAGCCAGAGTCGTGGGAATCGGTAATCGGACACGAGGTGTGGACGGATGCAGGGAATAAAGCGGGAATTCTGAGCGATTATACCCTTGACCCCAAAACTGGAACGGTTATTGATTATCTCTTTGTTTCCAATGGCTGGCGCGGCATCACTGATGGTACTTACCAATTTCCTCGCAGTGCTATTATCCGCATGGGGAGCAAGCGAGTCATTGCCACTGACGCGATCGTGCAAAACGCAAAGCAATATGCTGAAGGTTTGGGTCAGAAAATTGTTCAAGCCAAGGAATTGCTCAAGGAAGATTATGCTAAAACCCAGCAAGATTTAGCAACAGCGATGGAAGAAACTCAGTCTTTTGCGGGTCAATTACAAGAGAAAACCCAACAAGTAACGGGTCAGGCAAAAGAAAAGCTTTCTGAAGTTGCCAGCCAATTGCAAGAAACGGCTCAACAAGTCAGCACTCAAGCGCAAGAGAAATACTCTGAGTTCAGGACACAGCAACCGGAAACCGATTCTTCTAGCGCGATCGCGCCTGAACCGGAAAGTGAGAAAATTGAAACAGAGATCGCGCCTGAGTCGGAGTCCGAGCAAACTTCTTAA
- a CDS encoding WG repeat-containing protein: MFVNKRYIRYGLISSFFLIGYLFYQQIYQKWSEEKHQKALRACTTTLQNLRSEASKIKPVNLYPVQQNGKYGYKNGYGKIMIQPQFHRTELFHEGRGQIIDRNWFQGFINAKGEIVIPQEFRGVTDFAGGVAYFSGTREDQKKRGFIDRNGNIILELRNVDAHIETFPYSGFNNGRITAYLHKHESVPWGGFLFPYGNPVPRVYGSLDCTGKVTFEEFVWTIF, encoded by the coding sequence ATGTTTGTAAATAAACGCTACATCCGTTACGGGTTGATAAGTTCTTTTTTCCTAATCGGCTATTTATTCTATCAACAAATCTACCAAAAATGGTCGGAGGAAAAACATCAAAAAGCTTTGCGTGCTTGCACAACAACGTTACAAAATTTGCGATCCGAAGCATCTAAAATCAAACCAGTCAATCTTTATCCAGTGCAGCAAAATGGAAAGTATGGCTATAAAAATGGTTATGGAAAAATAATGATTCAGCCGCAATTCCACCGTACAGAGCTATTCCACGAGGGGAGAGGACAGATTATCGATCGCAATTGGTTCCAAGGGTTTATTAACGCCAAAGGTGAAATTGTTATTCCACAAGAATTTCGGGGAGTTACAGATTTTGCGGGAGGAGTCGCTTACTTTAGCGGAACGAGGGAAGACCAAAAAAAGAGGGGTTTTATCGATCGCAATGGTAATATTATTTTGGAACTGCGTAACGTCGATGCACACATTGAAACTTTTCCTTATTCAGGTTTTAATAATGGTCGTATCACGGCTTATCTCCACAAACACGAATCAGTTCCCTGGGGGGGGTTCTTATTCCCCTACGGAAATCCCGTTCCTAGAGTTTATGGTTCTCTTGATTGTACGGGTAAAGTAACTTTTGAAGAGTTTGTTTGGACAATCTTTTAG
- a CDS encoding element excision factor XisH family protein → MPVLDLYHNTVENAQLKDGWTITSDPLHLTYPDYQLHLAVREITYKSLFGESIGQLMIE, encoded by the coding sequence ATGCCTGTTTTAGACCTTTATCATAATACCGTTGAGAATGCCCAACTTAAAGATGGCTGGACGATTACGAGCGATCCTCTACATCTAACTTATCCAGACTATCAACTTCATCTTGCCGTTCGCGAGATTACCTACAAATCTCTTTTTGGAGAATCTATTGGTCAATTAATGATTGAATAA
- a CDS encoding XisI protein: MDTLANYRTIIKKVLEPHTQIPYSHGDLICKPVFDENSDSYLLVTLGWDKAKRIHGCLVHIDIINGKIWVQRDETEDGVTLDIVAAGIPKDSIVLGFHPADVRPHTGYAVV; this comes from the coding sequence ATGGATACACTAGCCAACTATCGAACAATTATCAAGAAAGTCCTCGAACCCCACACTCAAATTCCCTACTCCCACGGCGACTTGATTTGTAAACCTGTTTTTGATGAAAACTCAGACAGTTATTTATTAGTAACGTTGGGTTGGGATAAAGCCAAACGAATTCACGGCTGTTTGGTGCATATTGATATTATTAATGGCAAAATTTGGGTTCAACGGGACGAAACAGAGGACGGTGTAACTTTAGATATTGTTGCGGCGGGAATACCGAAAGATTCTATTGTTCTCGGCTTCCATCCCGCAGATGTTAGACCTCATACGGGCTATGCTGTTGTTTAA
- a CDS encoding glycerate kinase produces MNVPLSLLQRWQAGNCPQPEELQQVLAEELGNRDRALAFEITPHNGLQAIERRVELLQQVGDEVLQLCQTFAFEDMDRARQTLWMLWLPLALQIADRKSRLNRPLIQGILGGQGTGKTTLAAVLRLILGKLNYSSTSISIDDLYKSYAERQELQRQDPRLIWRGPPGTHDVELGIQLLDSLRHPQPHQSIEIPRFDKSAYNGAGDRTAPELIDPVDIVLFEGWFVGVRPVNEAVFDRAPPPIITSEDRRFARDTNERLKAYLPLWQRLDRLLVLYPVDYHLSQQWRKEAEHKMKATGKTGMRDREIEQFVEYFWKALHPELFIKPLVEQPGLAECAIALRGDRTVECVYRPGLREL; encoded by the coding sequence ATGAACGTTCCCCTTTCTCTTTTACAACGCTGGCAAGCTGGCAATTGCCCTCAACCGGAAGAATTGCAACAGGTTTTGGCAGAAGAATTGGGAAATAGAGATCGCGCTCTTGCTTTTGAAATCACTCCACATAACGGATTGCAGGCGATTGAGAGACGGGTTGAATTATTGCAGCAAGTGGGGGATGAAGTACTGCAACTTTGCCAAACCTTCGCCTTTGAGGATATGGATCGCGCGCGCCAAACCCTTTGGATGCTATGGTTGCCCTTAGCGCTGCAAATTGCCGATCGAAAATCGCGCCTCAACCGTCCTCTGATTCAAGGCATATTAGGGGGTCAAGGAACTGGAAAAACAACCCTCGCCGCCGTTCTGCGACTCATTTTGGGGAAATTAAACTACTCCAGTACCAGCATTTCCATTGACGATCTGTACAAATCCTACGCCGAACGGCAAGAATTGCAACGACAAGATCCCCGCTTAATTTGGCGGGGTCCTCCAGGAACCCACGATGTGGAACTCGGAATCCAACTTCTCGATTCTTTGCGCCACCCCCAACCCCATCAATCCATTGAGATTCCCCGCTTCGATAAATCCGCATACAACGGTGCGGGGGACAGAACTGCACCAGAACTCATCGATCCTGTAGATATCGTACTTTTTGAAGGGTGGTTCGTGGGGGTGCGTCCGGTTAACGAAGCGGTTTTCGATCGCGCGCCGCCTCCCATCATCACCTCAGAAGACCGCAGGTTCGCGCGAGACACCAACGAGCGCCTCAAGGCATACCTTCCCCTATGGCAGCGTTTAGACCGCTTGCTCGTCCTCTATCCCGTCGATTATCACCTCAGCCAGCAGTGGCGCAAAGAAGCCGAACACAAAATGAAAGCAACGGGTAAAACCGGAATGCGCGATCGCGAAATCGAACAATTTGTTGAATACTTTTGGAAAGCCTTGCACCCGGAATTATTCATTAAACCTTTAGTCGAACAACCCGGATTGGCGGAGTGCGCGATCGCGCTTCGTGGGGATCGAACAGTAGAATGCGTGTATCGACCGGGTTTGCGAGAATTATAA
- a CDS encoding GerMN domain-containing protein, which translates to MDAQKQKCQNCRMSWGAMTAIIVGITTSIVVASCGTEDTNNTVQPLASPPETAETQQPSPEASVAPRSATLKQAANENTIPVYWLDANAQTVKVVSRPVNLENKDETQANAALEAAFTSLLSGPKNAENTDYATAIPKETRLLGVAQQADGVRINLSEQFTTGGGTTSMTGRVAQIIYTATALNPEAKVWIEVEGKPLEVLGGEGLIIDQPMTRKSFRENFDL; encoded by the coding sequence ATGGACGCTCAAAAACAAAAATGTCAAAACTGTCGAATGTCTTGGGGCGCAATGACAGCAATTATTGTCGGGATTACAACCTCAATCGTCGTTGCGAGCTGTGGTACTGAGGATACGAATAACACGGTACAACCCCTTGCCTCGCCTCCAGAAACGGCAGAAACGCAGCAACCCTCCCCAGAGGCTTCTGTTGCCCCAAGATCGGCGACATTAAAGCAAGCCGCCAATGAAAATACAATTCCTGTTTATTGGTTGGATGCCAACGCGCAAACGGTTAAGGTGGTTTCAAGACCTGTCAACCTGGAAAACAAAGACGAAACCCAAGCCAACGCAGCGCTAGAAGCGGCTTTTACTTCATTGCTGTCGGGGCCGAAAAACGCAGAAAATACTGACTACGCAACGGCAATTCCCAAGGAAACTCGTTTGTTGGGTGTCGCTCAACAAGCCGACGGCGTTCGCATCAATCTCTCAGAGCAGTTTACAACCGGGGGCGGAACGACATCAATGACCGGTCGCGTTGCCCAAATCATCTATACTGCAACGGCATTGAACCCAGAAGCGAAGGTTTGGATTGAGGTGGAAGGGAAACCCCTTGAGGTTTTAGGCGGGGAAGGTTTAATTATCGACCAACCCATGACGCGCAAAAGCTTTAGGGAAAATTTCGATTTGTAG
- a CDS encoding LmeA family phospholipid-binding protein: protein MEIFIILLSGLLGGLAPSGFIVDSVAQGAIRSNLQAADVVAVRVDNTPSYQLIGGKADRVRIALRGVQPTPLLRIDTLELETDPIDVDLEQLRQGGREALAAFRQPFQGGVRLVLTEEDLNQALQSPAFAARSRGILQRIAGNFSSDPNAQFQLIDPKIDLLEGNRLRLDTQVRSMGLTATDLEQFLTPLPQRTLNQLQQSLQTPNNPQTLQTQIAQFQQLKLESLQTLLLELQQLDLPPEQQPLTQPLPPLDFPTLQTRLSALQQSLQKPDSPQKQEEIRQRAVELQPSLAEAEQFLIAVQKINPDNAEPFLSEPQQFSLSLESGIAVDSGSNVQLVDPQISVDGEPIPPFFLQGITGGIGDALDLRRLETSGVTLRLLQLEIDDREMEAAIFVRLVPPTNSAQ from the coding sequence ATGGAAATTTTTATTATTCTTCTCTCTGGTCTTCTCGGCGGACTCGCTCCTAGTGGATTTATTGTGGACTCTGTTGCTCAAGGTGCAATTCGCTCCAATCTGCAAGCAGCGGATGTCGTTGCTGTTCGGGTGGATAATACGCCCAGCTACCAACTGATTGGGGGAAAAGCCGATCGCGTGCGCATCGCCCTCCGTGGGGTACAACCCACGCCCCTACTGAGAATTGACACCCTAGAACTCGAAACCGATCCCATCGATGTTGACCTCGAACAACTGCGACAGGGGGGAAGAGAAGCCCTTGCTGCATTCCGCCAACCCTTTCAAGGGGGGGTGCGCCTGGTTTTAACGGAGGAGGATCTCAACCAAGCCTTACAATCCCCGGCATTTGCCGCGCGATCGCGCGGTATTCTACAGCGAATTGCCGGAAACTTCTCTAGCGATCCCAACGCCCAATTCCAACTCATCGATCCCAAAATCGACCTATTAGAAGGCAATCGCCTGCGCCTCGATACGCAAGTGAGATCGATGGGACTCACCGCCACAGACCTCGAACAATTCCTCACTCCCCTTCCCCAACGCACCCTCAACCAACTGCAACAAAGCCTGCAAACCCCCAACAATCCTCAAACCCTGCAAACCCAAATCGCCCAATTCCAACAACTCAAACTCGAAAGCCTGCAAACTCTTCTTCTCGAACTCCAACAACTAGATCTCCCTCCCGAACAGCAACCCTTAACGCAACCCCTTCCCCCCCTCGATTTCCCCACCCTACAAACTCGCCTCAGCGCCCTCCAACAAAGCTTGCAAAAGCCCGATTCTCCCCAAAAACAAGAGGAAATTCGCCAGCGTGCCGTTGAATTGCAACCCTCTCTCGCAGAAGCAGAACAATTCCTCATTGCGGTTCAAAAAATCAACCCAGACAACGCCGAACCTTTTCTGAGCGAACCCCAACAATTCAGCCTTAGCCTGGAGTCTGGGATTGCAGTGGATTCCGGTAGCAACGTGCAATTGGTCGATCCTCAAATTTCAGTGGACGGCGAACCCATCCCTCCTTTCTTCCTACAGGGCATTACAGGGGGAATCGGCGATGCCCTCGATTTACGCAGATTGGAAACCTCTGGTGTTACCCTACGACTCCTACAATTAGAAATAGACGATCGCGAAATGGAAGCGGCTATTTTTGTTCGTCTTGTCCCGCCAACCAATTCAGCCCAATGA
- a CDS encoding RNA-guided endonuclease InsQ/TnpB family protein, which produces MTVVFEFKAYGKPQQYTAINEAIRTAQFVRNKCLRYWMDNKGVGKYDLNKLCAVLAKEFPFAEALNSQARQASAERAWSSISRFFDNCKKRTKKGYPKFKKNTRSVEYKTSGWKLSECRKRITFTDKKKIGKLKLKGSYDLHCYQISQIKRVRILRRADGYYVQFCIDTDARVEKEPTGWAIGVDLGIKYFLADSNGETIENPKFYRKGERQLNRANHNKSRKFRKGQPQSNNYQKARNRYARKHLRVSRQRNEYVKRVAYCAIQSNDLVAYEDLNVKGLVKNRKLAKSISDVGWSTFRNWLEYFGQKYGTVTVAVPPHHTSQDCSNCGERVKKALSTRTHVCPHCGYTEDRDINAAMNILKKGLSTVGHTGSYAWGETPSWAVGEGLSADTGLAACKPRATLLSNGDSMNQESPCL; this is translated from the coding sequence GTGACTGTCGTTTTTGAGTTTAAAGCCTACGGCAAACCCCAACAATATACAGCCATAAACGAAGCTATTCGTACTGCACAATTTGTCCGAAATAAATGCTTGCGCTATTGGATGGACAACAAAGGGGTCGGCAAATACGACCTAAACAAGTTGTGCGCCGTGTTAGCCAAAGAGTTTCCTTTTGCCGAAGCATTAAACTCTCAAGCCCGACAAGCCAGCGCAGAACGCGCCTGGTCTTCCATCTCCCGCTTTTTTGACAACTGTAAGAAGCGCACCAAGAAAGGCTACCCAAAATTCAAAAAGAACACACGCTCGGTTGAATACAAAACTTCCGGCTGGAAACTCTCAGAGTGCCGCAAGCGCATCACCTTTACCGATAAGAAAAAAATCGGGAAACTCAAACTCAAAGGCAGTTACGACCTTCACTGCTATCAAATCTCCCAAATCAAGCGAGTCCGCATCCTTCGCCGTGCAGATGGCTACTACGTTCAGTTCTGTATTGATACAGACGCGCGCGTTGAGAAAGAACCCACCGGATGGGCTATCGGAGTTGATTTAGGAATCAAATATTTCTTGGCAGATAGCAACGGCGAGACGATTGAGAATCCCAAGTTCTACCGCAAGGGGGAGCGGCAACTCAACCGCGCCAATCACAACAAGTCAAGGAAGTTCAGAAAAGGACAACCCCAATCGAATAACTACCAAAAAGCGAGAAACCGCTACGCCCGGAAGCATTTAAGAGTAAGTCGGCAGCGTAACGAATACGTCAAGAGAGTGGCGTATTGCGCAATCCAATCTAACGATTTGGTCGCCTACGAAGACTTGAATGTCAAAGGGTTAGTCAAGAATCGGAAACTGGCAAAATCGATTAGCGATGTGGGGTGGTCAACCTTCAGGAATTGGCTGGAGTATTTCGGGCAGAAATACGGCACAGTCACAGTAGCCGTGCCGCCCCATCACACGAGTCAAGATTGCTCGAATTGTGGAGAGCGGGTCAAGAAAGCGCTTTCGACGCGGACTCATGTTTGTCCCCATTGCGGGTATACAGAAGATCGCGATATCAATGCAGCAATGAATATCCTGAAAAAAGGACTAAGTACCGTAGGGCATACGGGAAGTTACGCTTGGGGAGAGACACCCTCTTGGGCGGTTGGGGAGGGGCTGTCTGCCGACACAGGTTTGGCAGCTTGTAAGCCTCGTGCAACCCTGCTGTCTAACGGCGACTCGATGAACCAAGAATCCCCTTGCCTTTAG
- the argJ gene encoding bifunctional ornithine acetyltransferase/N-acetylglutamate synthase, with protein MTDWQVVNGGVTAPRGYRAAGIAAGLKPSGAPDLALILSETDAIAAGVFTTSQVRAACVDYCRRRLNKRASTRAILCNAGQANAGTGKQGVQDAKETAQLLAQELLIDPQDILLASTGVIGQRMKMEAFRAGIPRLVTAASQEGGDAAAQAIITTDLVPKSIALETPIEGRPVRIGGMAKGSGMIHPNMATLLAFVTCDALVSTALWQKMLNRAAQRSFNQITVDGDTSTNDTLIALANGQSRTTAITEMGPEAEKLEAMLTEVCQYLAKAIARDGEGATCLIEVQVSGAPNEQAACQVAKTIVGSSLVKSAIFGRDPNWGRIAAAAGRAGVPFEPERLQIRLGNFLLMDNGQPLPFDRQAASDYLKQVAAESSLEQEGQSMQRRDNPVIIAVDLGDGSGTGKAWGCDLSYDYVKINAEYTT; from the coding sequence ATGACAGATTGGCAGGTTGTGAACGGTGGGGTAACAGCACCAAGAGGCTATCGAGCCGCAGGAATTGCAGCAGGATTAAAACCATCTGGCGCGCCCGACTTAGCATTAATTTTATCGGAAACCGACGCGATCGCGGCGGGCGTATTCACCACCAGTCAAGTCCGCGCCGCCTGCGTGGACTATTGCCGCCGTCGCCTCAACAAAAGAGCCAGCACCCGCGCTATCCTCTGTAACGCAGGACAAGCCAATGCGGGAACCGGAAAACAAGGCGTACAAGACGCAAAAGAAACCGCACAACTCCTCGCCCAAGAACTGCTCATCGATCCTCAAGATATCCTCCTGGCATCAACAGGAGTGATAGGACAGCGAATGAAAATGGAAGCCTTTCGTGCCGGAATTCCCCGATTAGTTACAGCCGCTTCCCAAGAAGGGGGAGACGCTGCCGCCCAAGCCATCATCACCACCGATTTAGTCCCCAAGTCCATCGCCCTAGAAACCCCCATAGAAGGTCGTCCAGTGCGCATTGGCGGCATGGCAAAAGGGTCGGGGATGATTCATCCCAACATGGCAACCCTGCTCGCATTTGTCACCTGCGATGCCTTGGTTTCAACCGCCCTCTGGCAAAAAATGCTCAATCGCGCAGCCCAAAGAAGTTTCAATCAAATTACCGTTGATGGGGACACCAGCACCAACGACACCCTGATTGCCCTCGCCAACGGTCAATCCCGCACCACTGCGATTACCGAAATGGGCCCTGAAGCCGAAAAATTAGAGGCAATGCTCACAGAAGTCTGTCAGTATCTTGCCAAAGCTATCGCGCGGGATGGAGAAGGGGCAACCTGTTTGATTGAAGTCCAAGTCTCCGGCGCACCCAACGAACAAGCCGCCTGCCAAGTCGCCAAAACCATCGTCGGTTCCTCCCTCGTCAAATCCGCGATTTTTGGGCGAGATCCCAATTGGGGGCGAATTGCCGCCGCCGCCGGACGTGCGGGCGTTCCCTTTGAACCTGAACGCTTGCAAATTCGTCTGGGGAACTTTTTACTCATGGATAACGGTCAACCCTTACCCTTTGACCGCCAAGCCGCCAGCGATTACCTCAAGCAAGTTGCCGCCGAATCTTCCCTCGAACAAGAGGGTCAATCGATGCAGCGTCGCGATAATCCCGTCATCATTGCCGTGGATTTGGGCGACGGTTCGGGAACGGGGAAAGCCTGGGGCTGCGACCTCAGTTATGATTACGTTAAAATCAACGCTGAGTACACCACTTAG
- a CDS encoding fatty acid desaturase codes for MIKKSDFVLNSYMKSNDLRATYQILNTVIPYGFLWFFAWKMAAISIWFLPPIILLMVAFSIRCFSLMHDCGHYSLFSSKKVNRIVGFFLGVINAIPQYPWSRGHAYHHKNNGNWEVYRGPSALISTEEFAKLSPLHRGIYQLLRHPFMLFPGGFFYLVIKPRLALILGTVDFIKHLLTCLKQDFGMGLSGIFATYKPKYWYTTAEFWDLLFNNICVVGSWVLLSRLFGLGFFWSVYSIVMTCSAAIFICIFFVQHNFEGSYAHKTEGWNYLLGAVEGSSYLKLPAILNWFSADIAYHNIHHLSERIPNYNLRACHNANAHLLSNVKVLTIRDIPDCFQFILWDAASDSLQSIESFKRSEIQASQVVDLKV; via the coding sequence ATGATTAAAAAATCGGATTTTGTTCTGAATTCTTACATGAAGAGCAACGATTTAAGAGCAACATACCAAATACTCAATACAGTCATTCCCTATGGATTTTTATGGTTTTTTGCCTGGAAAATGGCTGCTATTTCCATCTGGTTTCTTCCTCCCATTATCCTGTTAATGGTAGCATTTTCAATTCGTTGTTTCTCTTTGATGCATGACTGCGGACACTATTCTCTGTTTAGTTCCAAAAAAGTCAATCGAATTGTCGGCTTCTTTCTGGGCGTTATCAATGCCATCCCTCAATATCCTTGGTCAAGGGGTCATGCCTATCACCATAAAAATAATGGGAATTGGGAGGTATATCGAGGCCCTTCTGCATTGATTTCCACCGAGGAATTTGCGAAACTCAGCCCCTTGCACCGAGGAATATATCAATTGCTTCGGCATCCTTTCATGCTTTTTCCAGGTGGTTTCTTTTATTTAGTAATTAAACCCAGGCTTGCTCTAATTCTTGGGACTGTCGATTTCATTAAACATTTATTGACTTGTCTCAAACAAGATTTCGGGATGGGTTTATCCGGGATTTTTGCCACCTACAAACCAAAGTATTGGTACACAACGGCTGAGTTTTGGGATTTACTCTTCAATAATATTTGCGTTGTGGGTAGCTGGGTTTTGTTGAGTCGCTTATTTGGGTTGGGCTTTTTCTGGAGTGTTTACTCAATCGTCATGACCTGTTCGGCAGCAATATTCATTTGTATTTTCTTTGTTCAGCACAATTTTGAGGGTTCTTATGCCCATAAAACAGAGGGTTGGAACTATCTATTAGGTGCGGTTGAAGGGAGTAGCTATCTGAAGTTGCCAGCGATTTTAAATTGGTTTTCTGCCGATATTGCTTACCACAATATTCACCATCTTTCCGAGCGAATTCCCAATTACAATCTTCGAGCTTGTCATAACGCTAATGCTCACTTGTTATCTAATGTAAAAGTCCTGACAATTCGCGATATTCCAGACTGTTTCCAGTTTATTCTTTGGGATGCGGCTTCGGATAGTTTGCAATCGATCGAATCATTCAAAAGATCGGAAATCCAAGCCAGTCAGGTGGTTGATTTGAAGGTATAG
- a CDS encoding DUF58 domain-containing protein, which produces MNAIDRLRNHLETRWVAPAYGSLVLGGIALCFFGAATNTMAGWLYAISGAIAGLLILGAILPAQSLSRLVVRRSPIAPVSVGDRLSLELQIENPTDRAKTLLQVCDRLPHVLSESPKHAIEVIPPQKTHRWFYSVEAQKRGVYRWHDVQVKTAAPLGLFWCRRDRAIAAKAIVYPTVLPLAHCPLVDTIGREESVQASSNRRYQAATEGVTRTLRPYRQGDPTRLIHWRTSARLGEFYVRELEIVTSGQELIICLDTAATWDADCFEQAVIAAASLYFYAGRAQLKVRLWTASTGLIQGNRVVLETLAATQPGETPTTAEIPPLPLIWLTPHPDALNSLPANSRWLLFSPSLAVSMPKSPDFPGFVVELEKPLAPQLQRSLQ; this is translated from the coding sequence ATGAACGCGATCGATCGTTTAAGAAATCACTTAGAGACGCGCTGGGTTGCTCCGGCGTACGGTAGCTTGGTTTTAGGGGGAATTGCCCTTTGTTTTTTCGGTGCTGCAACCAATACGATGGCGGGGTGGCTTTATGCCATTAGCGGCGCGATCGCGGGATTATTGATCCTCGGAGCAATTTTACCCGCACAATCCCTCTCTCGCCTGGTTGTGCGCCGTTCCCCCATCGCCCCCGTGAGTGTAGGAGATCGCCTCTCCCTAGAACTCCAAATTGAAAACCCCACCGATCGCGCAAAAACCCTCCTACAAGTCTGCGATCGGTTGCCCCACGTCCTCTCTGAATCCCCCAAACACGCGATCGAGGTCATTCCGCCCCAAAAGACCCATCGCTGGTTCTACTCCGTTGAAGCGCAAAAACGCGGGGTATATCGCTGGCACGACGTGCAGGTGAAAACCGCAGCTCCCTTGGGTTTGTTTTGGTGTCGCCGCGATCGCGCGATCGCCGCAAAAGCCATCGTTTACCCCACAGTTCTCCCCCTCGCCCACTGCCCCCTCGTCGATACCATCGGTCGCGAAGAAAGCGTACAAGCATCCAGCAATCGCCGCTATCAAGCCGCTACAGAAGGCGTTACCCGCACCCTGCGCCCCTATCGCCAGGGCGATCCCACTCGCCTCATTCACTGGCGCACCAGCGCCCGTTTGGGGGAATTTTACGTGAGAGAACTCGAAATCGTCACCAGCGGTCAAGAACTGATAATCTGCTTGGATACCGCCGCAACCTGGGACGCAGACTGTTTCGAGCAAGCAGTCATTGCTGCCGCATCCCTCTACTTTTACGCCGGACGCGCTCAATTGAAAGTCAGACTGTGGACAGCAAGTACCGGATTAATTCAAGGCAATCGCGTTGTCCTCGAAACCCTCGCTGCCACCCAACCGGGAGAAACCCCTACAACCGCAGAAATTCCCCCATTACCCTTAATTTGGCTGACTCCCCATCCCGACGCGCTCAATTCTCTTCCTGCCAACAGCCGTTGGTTGCTCTTTTCCCCCTCGCTCGCCGTTTCTATGCCAAAATCTCCCGATTTTCCCGGCTTTGTCGTCGAACTCGAAAAACCCCTTGCCCCACAACTCCAACGTTCTCTACAGTGA